The proteins below come from a single Ahaetulla prasina isolate Xishuangbanna chromosome 16, ASM2864084v1, whole genome shotgun sequence genomic window:
- the GSN gene encoding gelsolin isoform X2 — protein MGMTCVKDAKPVSMVEHAEFLNAGKQPGLQIWRIEKFDLVPVPRNLYGDFFVGDAYVILNTIRQRNGNLQYDLHFWLGNECSQDESGSAAIFTVQLDDYLGGRAIQHREVQGHESSTFLGYFKSGLKYKAGGVASGFRHVVPNEVTVQRLLQVKGRRTARATEVPVTWDSFNRGDCFILDLGSNIHQWCGSDANRFERLKATQVAKGIRDNERSGRARVFVEDDGAERDEMIQVLGPKPTLPAGTTDETQADATNRRLAKLYKVSNGAGNMAVSLVADENPFSQAALISDDCFILDHGTDGKIFVWKGRNANAEERKAALKTASEFISKMNYPRHTQIQVLPDGGETPLFKQFFKNWRDRDQTEGLGVAYVSGHVAKIEQIPFDAATLHTSPTMAAQHGMEDDGTGEKQIWRIEGSGKVPVPPATYGQFYGGDSYIILYNYRHGNKQGKIIYTWQGADSTQDEITTSAFLTVQLDEQLGGTAVQKRVVQGKEPPHLTSIFGGKPLIIFQGGTSREGGQTSPAPTRLFQIRSSTSGATRAIEISPAAKELNSNDVFVLKTPTTAYTWVGQGASNTEKSGAQELLKVLRVQATQVAEGREPESFWEALGGRAAYRTSPRLKDKKMDAHPPRLFACSNKSGRFTIEEVPGELTQDDLATDDVMLLDTWDQVFVWVGKDAQEEEKTESQTSARRYIETDPANRDRRTPITLIRQGFEPPTFTGWFLGWEDDYWNVDPLERALAELAV, from the exons CCGGTGAGCATGGTGGAACACGCCGAATTCCTGAATGCTGGCAAGCAACCGGGCCTTCAGATCTGGAGGATTGAGAAGTTCGACTTGGTCCCAGTGCCGAGAAATCTCTACGGGGATTTTTTCGTGGGCGATGCTTACGTCATCCTCAACACAATCCGGCAACGCAATGGGAATCTGCAGTACGATCTTCACTTTTGGCTAG GGAACGAGTGCAGCCAAGATGAAAGCGGATCCGCTGCCATTTTCACAGTACAACTGGATGACTACCTTGGGGGAAGAGCGATCCAACACCGGGAAGTGCAAGGACACGAGTCGTCCACTTTCCTAGGATACTTCAAATCGGGACTGAAGTACAAA GCCGGTGGTGTGGCCTCTGGCTTCCGACACGTGGTACCCAACGAAGTCACGGTCCAGAGACTCTTACAAGTCAAAGGCAGGAGAACCGCACGGGCAACGGAGGTGCCCGTCACCTGGGACAGCTTCAACAGGGGTGACTGCTTTATCCTGGATCTGGGCAGT AACATTCACCAATGGTGCGGCTCTGATGCCAACCGGTTTGAAAGACTGAAAGCCACCCAAGTCGCCAAGGGCATCCGGGACAACGAGAGAAGTGGACGGGCCCGAGTCTTCGTTGAGGATGATGGGGCTGAACGTGACGAGATGATCCAG GTGTTGGGACCCAAACCTACTCTGCCAGCAGGTACCACTGATGAGACGCAAGCTGACGCGACCAACAGAAGGCTGGCTAAACTCTACAAG GTCTCCAACGGTGCAGGCAACATGGCTGTTTCCTTGGTGGCCGACGAGAACCCCTTCTCCCAAGCAGCCTTGATTTCCGACGATTGCTTCATTCTGGACCACGGCACAGATGGCAAAATTTTTGTCTGGAAAG GGAGAAATGCCAATGCTGAAGAAAGGAAAGCCGCTCTTAAAACTGCTTCTGAGTTCATCAGCAAGATGAATTATCCAAGACATACCCAG aTCCAAGTCCTCCCAGACGGCGGGGAGACCCCTCTCTTCAAGCAATTCTTCAAGAACTGGCGTGACCGGGACCAGACGGagggcctgggcgtggcttatgtCTCTGGCCACGTGGCCAAAATCGAACAAATACCTTTCGACGCAGCCACACTGCACACCTCGCCAACCATGGCAGCCCAACACGGCATGGAAGACGATGGCACCGGAGAAAAACAA ATCTGGAGAATAGAAGGTTCTGGTAAAGTTCCTGTACCTCCTGCGACATACGGCCAGTTCTACGGTGGTGATAGTTATATCATCCTGTACAATTACAGGCACGGAAACAAGCAAGGGAAGATCATTTATACTTG GCAGGGTGCAGATTCTACCCAGGATGAGATTACCACCTCAGCTTTTCTTACTGTTCAACTGGATGAACAGCTGGGAGGAACGGCAGTGCAG AAACGAGTGGTCCAGGGCAAAGAGCCCCCTCACCTCACAAGCATCTTTGGTGGGAAACCACTGATCATATTCCAAGGTGGCACCTCCAGAGAAGGTGGTCAGACCAGCCCGGCACCAACACGCCTCTTCCAAATCCGTTCCAGCACATCTGGGGCAACCCGGGCTATTGAG ATCAGCCCAGCTGCTAAAGAACTGAATTCCAATGACGTCTTTGTCTTGAAGACTCCAACTACTGCTTATACCTGGGTGGGCCAGGGAGCCAGCAACACCGAAAAATCGGGAGCCCAGGAGCTATTGAAAGTTTTGAGAGTGCAGGCAACTCAGGTTGCCGAAGGCCGAGAGCCAG AAAGCTTCTGGGAAGCTCTTGGTGGAAGGGCTGCCTACCGCACCTCCCCACGGCTGAAGGATAAGAAGATGGACGCTCACCCCCCTCGCCTCTTTGCCTGCTCCAACAAGAGTGGACGTTTCACG ATTGAAGAAGTGCCTGGGGAGTTGACTCAAGATGACTTGGCGACAGATGACGTCATGCTTTTGGATACCTGGGATCAG GTCTTCGTGTGGGTTGGAAAAGACGCCCAAGAAGAGGAGAAGACAGAATCTCAAACATCAG CACGGAGATACATTGAAACCGACCCGGCCAACCGCGATCGCCGGACACCCATCACCCTCATCCGacaaggattcgaaccgccgaccttcacCGGCTGGTTCCTGGGCTGGGAGGATGACTATTGGAACGTGGATCCTTTAGAGAGGGCTTTGGCGGAGCTGGCTGTGTGA
- the GSN gene encoding gelsolin isoform X3: MVEHAEFLNAGKQPGLQIWRIEKFDLVPVPRNLYGDFFVGDAYVILNTIRQRNGNLQYDLHFWLGNECSQDESGSAAIFTVQLDDYLGGRAIQHREVQGHESSTFLGYFKSGLKYKAGGVASGFRHVVPNEVTVQRLLQVKGRRTARATEVPVTWDSFNRGDCFILDLGSNIHQWCGSDANRFERLKATQVAKGIRDNERSGRARVFVEDDGAERDEMIQVLGPKPTLPAGTTDETQADATNRRLAKLYKVSNGAGNMAVSLVADENPFSQAALISDDCFILDHGTDGKIFVWKGRNANAEERKAALKTASEFISKMNYPRHTQIQVLPDGGETPLFKQFFKNWRDRDQTEGLGVAYVSGHVAKIEQIPFDAATLHTSPTMAAQHGMEDDGTGEKQIWRIEGSGKVPVPPATYGQFYGGDSYIILYNYRHGNKQGKIIYTWQGADSTQDEITTSAFLTVQLDEQLGGTAVQKRVVQGKEPPHLTSIFGGKPLIIFQGGTSREGGQTSPAPTRLFQIRSSTSGATRAIEISPAAKELNSNDVFVLKTPTTAYTWVGQGASNTEKSGAQELLKVLRVQATQVAEGREPESFWEALGGRAAYRTSPRLKDKKMDAHPPRLFACSNKSGRFTIEEVPGELTQDDLATDDVMLLDTWDQVFVWVGKDAQEEEKTESQTSARRYIETDPANRDRRTPITLIRQGFEPPTFTGWFLGWEDDYWNVDPLERALAELAV, translated from the exons ATGGTGGAACACGCCGAATTCCTGAATGCTGGCAAGCAACCGGGCCTTCAGATCTGGAGGATTGAGAAGTTCGACTTGGTCCCAGTGCCGAGAAATCTCTACGGGGATTTTTTCGTGGGCGATGCTTACGTCATCCTCAACACAATCCGGCAACGCAATGGGAATCTGCAGTACGATCTTCACTTTTGGCTAG GGAACGAGTGCAGCCAAGATGAAAGCGGATCCGCTGCCATTTTCACAGTACAACTGGATGACTACCTTGGGGGAAGAGCGATCCAACACCGGGAAGTGCAAGGACACGAGTCGTCCACTTTCCTAGGATACTTCAAATCGGGACTGAAGTACAAA GCCGGTGGTGTGGCCTCTGGCTTCCGACACGTGGTACCCAACGAAGTCACGGTCCAGAGACTCTTACAAGTCAAAGGCAGGAGAACCGCACGGGCAACGGAGGTGCCCGTCACCTGGGACAGCTTCAACAGGGGTGACTGCTTTATCCTGGATCTGGGCAGT AACATTCACCAATGGTGCGGCTCTGATGCCAACCGGTTTGAAAGACTGAAAGCCACCCAAGTCGCCAAGGGCATCCGGGACAACGAGAGAAGTGGACGGGCCCGAGTCTTCGTTGAGGATGATGGGGCTGAACGTGACGAGATGATCCAG GTGTTGGGACCCAAACCTACTCTGCCAGCAGGTACCACTGATGAGACGCAAGCTGACGCGACCAACAGAAGGCTGGCTAAACTCTACAAG GTCTCCAACGGTGCAGGCAACATGGCTGTTTCCTTGGTGGCCGACGAGAACCCCTTCTCCCAAGCAGCCTTGATTTCCGACGATTGCTTCATTCTGGACCACGGCACAGATGGCAAAATTTTTGTCTGGAAAG GGAGAAATGCCAATGCTGAAGAAAGGAAAGCCGCTCTTAAAACTGCTTCTGAGTTCATCAGCAAGATGAATTATCCAAGACATACCCAG aTCCAAGTCCTCCCAGACGGCGGGGAGACCCCTCTCTTCAAGCAATTCTTCAAGAACTGGCGTGACCGGGACCAGACGGagggcctgggcgtggcttatgtCTCTGGCCACGTGGCCAAAATCGAACAAATACCTTTCGACGCAGCCACACTGCACACCTCGCCAACCATGGCAGCCCAACACGGCATGGAAGACGATGGCACCGGAGAAAAACAA ATCTGGAGAATAGAAGGTTCTGGTAAAGTTCCTGTACCTCCTGCGACATACGGCCAGTTCTACGGTGGTGATAGTTATATCATCCTGTACAATTACAGGCACGGAAACAAGCAAGGGAAGATCATTTATACTTG GCAGGGTGCAGATTCTACCCAGGATGAGATTACCACCTCAGCTTTTCTTACTGTTCAACTGGATGAACAGCTGGGAGGAACGGCAGTGCAG AAACGAGTGGTCCAGGGCAAAGAGCCCCCTCACCTCACAAGCATCTTTGGTGGGAAACCACTGATCATATTCCAAGGTGGCACCTCCAGAGAAGGTGGTCAGACCAGCCCGGCACCAACACGCCTCTTCCAAATCCGTTCCAGCACATCTGGGGCAACCCGGGCTATTGAG ATCAGCCCAGCTGCTAAAGAACTGAATTCCAATGACGTCTTTGTCTTGAAGACTCCAACTACTGCTTATACCTGGGTGGGCCAGGGAGCCAGCAACACCGAAAAATCGGGAGCCCAGGAGCTATTGAAAGTTTTGAGAGTGCAGGCAACTCAGGTTGCCGAAGGCCGAGAGCCAG AAAGCTTCTGGGAAGCTCTTGGTGGAAGGGCTGCCTACCGCACCTCCCCACGGCTGAAGGATAAGAAGATGGACGCTCACCCCCCTCGCCTCTTTGCCTGCTCCAACAAGAGTGGACGTTTCACG ATTGAAGAAGTGCCTGGGGAGTTGACTCAAGATGACTTGGCGACAGATGACGTCATGCTTTTGGATACCTGGGATCAG GTCTTCGTGTGGGTTGGAAAAGACGCCCAAGAAGAGGAGAAGACAGAATCTCAAACATCAG CACGGAGATACATTGAAACCGACCCGGCCAACCGCGATCGCCGGACACCCATCACCCTCATCCGacaaggattcgaaccgccgaccttcacCGGCTGGTTCCTGGGCTGGGAGGATGACTATTGGAACGTGGATCCTTTAGAGAGGGCTTTGGCGGAGCTGGCTGTGTGA
- the GSN gene encoding gelsolin isoform X1 → MPWGRASPFVSLMVLLLAGPVSMVEHAEFLNAGKQPGLQIWRIEKFDLVPVPRNLYGDFFVGDAYVILNTIRQRNGNLQYDLHFWLGNECSQDESGSAAIFTVQLDDYLGGRAIQHREVQGHESSTFLGYFKSGLKYKAGGVASGFRHVVPNEVTVQRLLQVKGRRTARATEVPVTWDSFNRGDCFILDLGSNIHQWCGSDANRFERLKATQVAKGIRDNERSGRARVFVEDDGAERDEMIQVLGPKPTLPAGTTDETQADATNRRLAKLYKVSNGAGNMAVSLVADENPFSQAALISDDCFILDHGTDGKIFVWKGRNANAEERKAALKTASEFISKMNYPRHTQIQVLPDGGETPLFKQFFKNWRDRDQTEGLGVAYVSGHVAKIEQIPFDAATLHTSPTMAAQHGMEDDGTGEKQIWRIEGSGKVPVPPATYGQFYGGDSYIILYNYRHGNKQGKIIYTWQGADSTQDEITTSAFLTVQLDEQLGGTAVQKRVVQGKEPPHLTSIFGGKPLIIFQGGTSREGGQTSPAPTRLFQIRSSTSGATRAIEISPAAKELNSNDVFVLKTPTTAYTWVGQGASNTEKSGAQELLKVLRVQATQVAEGREPESFWEALGGRAAYRTSPRLKDKKMDAHPPRLFACSNKSGRFTIEEVPGELTQDDLATDDVMLLDTWDQVFVWVGKDAQEEEKTESQTSARRYIETDPANRDRRTPITLIRQGFEPPTFTGWFLGWEDDYWNVDPLERALAELAV, encoded by the exons ATGCCTTGGGGGAGAGCCTCTCCCTTTGTCTCGCTGATGGTCCTGCTCTTGGCTGGG CCGGTGAGCATGGTGGAACACGCCGAATTCCTGAATGCTGGCAAGCAACCGGGCCTTCAGATCTGGAGGATTGAGAAGTTCGACTTGGTCCCAGTGCCGAGAAATCTCTACGGGGATTTTTTCGTGGGCGATGCTTACGTCATCCTCAACACAATCCGGCAACGCAATGGGAATCTGCAGTACGATCTTCACTTTTGGCTAG GGAACGAGTGCAGCCAAGATGAAAGCGGATCCGCTGCCATTTTCACAGTACAACTGGATGACTACCTTGGGGGAAGAGCGATCCAACACCGGGAAGTGCAAGGACACGAGTCGTCCACTTTCCTAGGATACTTCAAATCGGGACTGAAGTACAAA GCCGGTGGTGTGGCCTCTGGCTTCCGACACGTGGTACCCAACGAAGTCACGGTCCAGAGACTCTTACAAGTCAAAGGCAGGAGAACCGCACGGGCAACGGAGGTGCCCGTCACCTGGGACAGCTTCAACAGGGGTGACTGCTTTATCCTGGATCTGGGCAGT AACATTCACCAATGGTGCGGCTCTGATGCCAACCGGTTTGAAAGACTGAAAGCCACCCAAGTCGCCAAGGGCATCCGGGACAACGAGAGAAGTGGACGGGCCCGAGTCTTCGTTGAGGATGATGGGGCTGAACGTGACGAGATGATCCAG GTGTTGGGACCCAAACCTACTCTGCCAGCAGGTACCACTGATGAGACGCAAGCTGACGCGACCAACAGAAGGCTGGCTAAACTCTACAAG GTCTCCAACGGTGCAGGCAACATGGCTGTTTCCTTGGTGGCCGACGAGAACCCCTTCTCCCAAGCAGCCTTGATTTCCGACGATTGCTTCATTCTGGACCACGGCACAGATGGCAAAATTTTTGTCTGGAAAG GGAGAAATGCCAATGCTGAAGAAAGGAAAGCCGCTCTTAAAACTGCTTCTGAGTTCATCAGCAAGATGAATTATCCAAGACATACCCAG aTCCAAGTCCTCCCAGACGGCGGGGAGACCCCTCTCTTCAAGCAATTCTTCAAGAACTGGCGTGACCGGGACCAGACGGagggcctgggcgtggcttatgtCTCTGGCCACGTGGCCAAAATCGAACAAATACCTTTCGACGCAGCCACACTGCACACCTCGCCAACCATGGCAGCCCAACACGGCATGGAAGACGATGGCACCGGAGAAAAACAA ATCTGGAGAATAGAAGGTTCTGGTAAAGTTCCTGTACCTCCTGCGACATACGGCCAGTTCTACGGTGGTGATAGTTATATCATCCTGTACAATTACAGGCACGGAAACAAGCAAGGGAAGATCATTTATACTTG GCAGGGTGCAGATTCTACCCAGGATGAGATTACCACCTCAGCTTTTCTTACTGTTCAACTGGATGAACAGCTGGGAGGAACGGCAGTGCAG AAACGAGTGGTCCAGGGCAAAGAGCCCCCTCACCTCACAAGCATCTTTGGTGGGAAACCACTGATCATATTCCAAGGTGGCACCTCCAGAGAAGGTGGTCAGACCAGCCCGGCACCAACACGCCTCTTCCAAATCCGTTCCAGCACATCTGGGGCAACCCGGGCTATTGAG ATCAGCCCAGCTGCTAAAGAACTGAATTCCAATGACGTCTTTGTCTTGAAGACTCCAACTACTGCTTATACCTGGGTGGGCCAGGGAGCCAGCAACACCGAAAAATCGGGAGCCCAGGAGCTATTGAAAGTTTTGAGAGTGCAGGCAACTCAGGTTGCCGAAGGCCGAGAGCCAG AAAGCTTCTGGGAAGCTCTTGGTGGAAGGGCTGCCTACCGCACCTCCCCACGGCTGAAGGATAAGAAGATGGACGCTCACCCCCCTCGCCTCTTTGCCTGCTCCAACAAGAGTGGACGTTTCACG ATTGAAGAAGTGCCTGGGGAGTTGACTCAAGATGACTTGGCGACAGATGACGTCATGCTTTTGGATACCTGGGATCAG GTCTTCGTGTGGGTTGGAAAAGACGCCCAAGAAGAGGAGAAGACAGAATCTCAAACATCAG CACGGAGATACATTGAAACCGACCCGGCCAACCGCGATCGCCGGACACCCATCACCCTCATCCGacaaggattcgaaccgccgaccttcacCGGCTGGTTCCTGGGCTGGGAGGATGACTATTGGAACGTGGATCCTTTAGAGAGGGCTTTGGCGGAGCTGGCTGTGTGA